GACTGCCACATCCCAGCTGGACCATGTCCGCAAGTccaaagggaagaggcaggggtgCGGCGGGACCACCCCCGCCGCTAGACAAGGCCTAGCCCTCAAAGGCATACAGTTGGACAGGCCCCGCCTGCGGTGGAGAAGAGGTGGAGGCTGGCTTTCTTGCGCTACCAGTCAGACAGGAAAGCGAGCAGTGGCCTCCGAAGCGTGCGGGGACCGTCAGACTCTGAaggctccccaccctccccagggtCGGGGGTGCAGAGCGCCGCGCTGGCGCTACTCGGGTTCCGCCCGGTTTTTCGGAGCAGCCGGGATTCCCGGCATGGGAAGGTGTCATACTTGAGGGCACGATGCACAGCTCTGAGGAAAGGAGGTGAGACCGGGACCCCGCTGGGCTtggctccctgcctccttccGTCTTTGGCCATCTCTGGGCTCTTGGGGCCGGGCAGTCCCTATTCGGGATTGCTGGAAGCGCGCAACTAGGATTTTCACGGATATTCGGGTGATGAGAGAGAGGGTTGCCCGAGAATTCTCACTCCCCTGGTTTGGAGCCTCAGTCAGACAAGGGGAGAAAAATCTTGATACAATGACTTCCTCTCACTCTTttaggggagaggaaaaaaggatttTCCTCGAGGTAGTCTAATTATTGATTCAAACGAATAGCCTGGTGgagcctctcttcctctctcaaccCTCGCTCTGAACCTAGACGCTGCCCTTCACCATCCTTTCTACCCCAATCCCTCCACACCAGCTCAGCGAGTAGCCCCCTGACTCCAGGTCGGGAGCTTCAAAGGGTCAGGAACAAGGGAAGGTTCAGGGAAGATTTGGGTTAAAATGTGCAGCTGGTACCCACGCAGACTGACATCAGGGGCTTGGAAACCCATTCTTGTTGAGAGTCGTGTAACCTTTTGGATCAGGCAGTTGGCAACGTTTGTCCTTGTGGTTACCGTAACTTGGTGAGATCTAGGGTactgaggagggtggggggaagctgtGGGGAGGCTTTGCCTCGAGGGCCAGCCAGGCTCTGAGACCAACAAGGCAATGCCAAGAGTAATTTAGAGACTAGCAGAGTCCCGGTGTGGGAACCTGAGAATCAACATCAATGGCCCAGCGAACTTGGCCCCCGGAGCCCTGCGGGTCTGGGCCAGTGAGGCAGTAGGTGCTGGCCCAGTGCTAGTGGTGAGAAGGACTGGAGTGGCCAGGGAGTAATTACCCCAGTCCCCTTGCCCAGAGGTGCCTCGGCCTTGTGCTCCTGCGGCCAAGAGGGAAAGGACACCAAGCACCTGGGTCCTGGACCCTCAATGTAAAAGGCCAAAGGCCAGGATACTCTCCCTCTGTCCTAGTCTTCAGGTCCAGCTCTGGGACGCAGAATATACTGAGTGGAGCCAAACACCAAGTGAatgccccctcccctcagcctccccacaGACATGCCTAGACCCTCCCTTTCCAGAGCCCCGAAGTGCACATCTCTTCCACCCTCCCGTGGCGGTATCGCCCGTCCTTCTGGGGTGGGTGCCTGGCCTCCATCCACtgtcctcctccccgcccccaccccgtccGCGGGCCAGCTCACCTTTCTGTACCGCAGGGCTCAGCGGCCCCCACCCCGGGCTCTTCCCTTCCTTGAAGAGACCGTCTCCGACGGGATCTGTAGCAGCAGGAAAAAACAGTCAGGAGGACCCGGGCGGAGGTTGTGGGCTTGACTGAAAGGGCTCCGGGCCAaggctcgggggtggggggttgggggttggTTCCTAGGTGCGAGGCTGGGGGCTCGAGCCGCCAGCTCCTCCTCCCCGAGCCTGGCCCGGGCGCGCGCGGCGCGGAGCCCCTCCATAACGCCCAAGTCAGGAAACGCGTCCAGGAAAAAGGAAATCCGCTTTCCGAACGGGCCGGCGGGAGCCTTATAAAGCCGAGCAGGGAGTGCGCGGGCCGAGCGGGAGCGCCCGGAGCCCATCGGAGAAGAGAGGAGGGCGCCTGGAAGGCTGGGCTGGTGGGAACGCTCGGAGCACGGAGGTGAGGAGCCACGAGGGCGCAGGGGCGACGCTCAGCTGACCACAGCTTCCCAACGCTGAACTCACACTATGTCAGTCCCTGCCACACCGAAGACCCCTGCTCCCCCTACCAGGCTCCCTCAGCCGCTGAGCTTGCGCCCCCGGCCTCCTGGGTTCCCAATCTGCTTAGTCCTTAGACCTCACACTAAAACCCCAAAGCTCTCCATCTGCCTTTAAGGTCCCCCAGTGCCCTAGATTGCTCAGTCCTCCCAGCAATCCTAGTCTCTGGACCGCGTCCCGTTCCCTTGGACCCCAGCAACCCCTTCCCATGCCCGAACCCAAACTTCCAGCCCCAGGTCCTGGTGCCTCCAGCCCCCGGCTGGTCCCTGGTACCTGGCAGGTACATGTTGatcagcaggggctgggaggcgCCGCTCTGTCTCATCGCCGCCAGGGACTGGGTggtgggaggtgtgggggggggatgaGAAAGGGGGGACGCGTCAGGCTTTGCGCTCCGGGGCACCGATCCCCGCCCGAGGCAACCGCGGGTGACAAGGAGAAGACGGCGCGGGTCCGGCAGGGCCTGGCGGGAGGGGGCTGCCCGGGTGTGGCGGGGGATGGAGGGGGTCCTGGAGCGATGCTCCCAGCTACCAGGCTGCCTGGAACCCTCCGGCCCCCCGCGCGGGCAGGGGCCGCAATTTCCGTTTTAATTAAAGCGCTGCTGCCTCGGCCCCCCggaccccgcccccgcccctcttATCGCCCCATCGCAATAAAGTCTCCAACGCGCTGCGCCGCAGCCAAGCGCACCCAGCAGCCCCCAGCGCCCCGCAACCCGGGAGACGCGCGGGGGATGGGCCTGGGCCTCCCGCCCTAATAGGGGTCGGGAGCGCATTTCTTTTCCGCCTCCGTGACTCTCAGCAAACAGCGATGGGGCAGGGTACCCGGCCCCACCTCGGACCCCCGGGGCCACAGCCCCTCCTTCCGCCCATTCCAGCCCCCATCACGGCTccactctcctcccccttcctccccccacccccacccgggtTCCCGTCTCCAGGCTGCGTTATCTGCATCTTCACTTTTAAATTTCCGCTTCCCTCCCTCTCGCCTGTCGCTCCGCTCCCGGCCGGGCAGCAGTTGCTCCCTTTATctccgccccctcctcctccctgcgccttctccctcctcctcctctcccactctctgctcTTCCCTAGAGACCCgatctccttccctgtctccctcttgCTTTGGCCTGCTTCTTGCCTTTCCAGGGCTCCCCGCCTCTGTGCCAGCAGCGGGTCGTCCCCCTACAACTTCAAGCGGGTTGCCCCCCCCCCTTCTaggtctctcctctccctcatctAGCCTCTTCAATGCCATCCCCTTTCCTGactctattctctctctttctctgtcctacctctctccttcccctccttttttcattcttttgtccCGGACTAATCAGTGTCATGCAGGAGGATTCCGAGCCCCCTTCCATTTCCCCCCCCAAAGTATTGCTCTTCcacccttccccatcccctctcaTCCCAGGCTACCATCCACCCTCTCAACTACTCCCACCCTGGTTATCCCTGAACCAGGCTGCAGTTGGCGCTTTGCTCTAGCAGGAGTAGAAAGGTTGAAACAGGGTTGTGTGCTGCAAAAGGCCTCCAACCCAGGGGAGATGTGGAGGCTGAAATCCCTTCCAAAGACACTGATTGTGTATTAGCAAAGCTGATGTGGTTCCCAGGTGGCCCGGAGTCTCTGAGTACCTGTGGGGCTTCCTTGCTCAAGAGAGGCTAGCTAAGGAGGATGCTAGCTGAAGACGAGGCTCTGGGCTTAGGAGCCCACCCACAGCCATGCAGCATCTGGTGGCTTCTGTCAGAATCGGTAATCTCAAGGCATTTCTCTCCCACTGCTTGAGTCCAGGAGGTGAGGAAGCTTGGGACTCCAGGGCACACAGATTAGAGTGGGGAAGTTTCCTGCAGGATCCATGATCCTGGAGTGCCTGACTGACGGTGGCTGGAAAGTCCAACTTGTGGGCATTCTGCAGGGCTTCATTCCTCACTTGCTATAACTGCTAGAGTGTTCATCTTTGCCGATGGAGGGTGCAAAATCAGAGTAACAAAAGGAATGAGGGAGGCAGAATCCCGGCGGAACtgggggatcccaggaccccaggatcctaaAGGAAGATGTAGATGAGGAATGTGGGGAGAGCGAAGAGGAGAGATTAGAATGTTCCTGGAGACCAAGCCCAGGGCTTCATAGGAGGGGAAGGCCTTGGAGGTGTGGTTGAGGTCTCAATCTCTTTCCTTCGTGcattctcatttccttcccaaataaaaaatgaggacCAGGAGATCAGAGCTGAGAGAGTGGGGAGGCAGTGGGGTTCACTCAATGTTCTCAGCAGAAGgctgaaacagaaagaagggagaggtgcTCAGAGTTGGAGCTCTGTGTTTCTGGagctctgtgtctctgcctcaCTGAAGACTCAAGTGCTGGAGGGGTAAGTGAGCTCTGGAAAGAGCTGGAAAGAATTTGAGAGGTGctccccacctccactgccacTGGGTCTTGGCTGCACCAGAAAGGAGATGACCTCTTTCATCCCCTTTGGCCTTGGCTGCGCGCAGCCAATGGATGAATCCCAGGCAGCTtctcctccatcctcctcccaccTGGCTGGGTCCCAGACCCACAGGGTTCTGCTTGCCATCAACCTGCCTAGAATGCAAGGAGGCTGGAAAGGTGAAAACactcccagcctggcctctgaGCCCCCTACTCCTTAGGGGCCAGTGTGGGAAGCAGAGTTGGACTCCTCGGTCCAGGAAAACCTAGAAGGTTCGTGTTGACAAAGGCTGCAGCAAATATTAGCTCTCTCAGTTCCCTAGttgtacagatggggacactAAGACCTAGAGACAGGGAGTGTCCTATTCAGGTTTCCACTGCCATTCCTGCAGCCATCTTGCTGACTCTTCCCAGCAGCCACAGACCCTCCTAGAGGGAGAGCAGTTTAGCTGATGGTGGATACTGGATCTGCTTTTGCCCACTGCCTAACCCTgaaaagcaggaagaggggagaagggctgtTGGCCTCTGAGGCTAGTTTGTCTGGGTTCTGGGTTCAACTCTGGTTCCCCCTTTTCCTAATTATATGATTTTGGGGGAAgttagtgtcttcatctgtaaaatggggattacaTTACCTGCCATACAGAATTATGAGGCTTATATAACCTGTGCTGTATTCAAACTCTATACATTTACCTATTGTTACTCTTACCATCCTCCAAGAAGCTAGTTAGGAGCCTGTGACCAGGCAGGAACTCCAGACTCTTTGGGGACCCACAGAGGTTTGGGGATCTGCTGAAGCTTGAGGCTTTTATCCACAGTTCAGGTCAGCGTCCCCTTAACAGCCTGAATTTGGGGGCAGGAGCCCTGTGTTCAGGTCCTGGTTTTGTCACCAGTAAAAGTGGATGACCTCATCAAGGCTTCTCTCTCTCAGACAGCCCAGCTTCTTCCTTCATTGGTGAAATGGATGAAGTATGGAAGGTGTTAGGCGCACCAAATGCAACAGGGGCATGGACTCTAGAACCCATCCCATTAAAAAGCAGGATTCATACCCTGCCCAGAATTCTGTCCCTTGCTCCCCTGATCCTACCCTGGGATCCATGGATGGGGAGGGCAGTGCAAGGGAATGAGGGCCCTGCTTTGACCGCCCTGGTGCTTTTCCATAACACCACAAGCATTTTCAGTGGTTTCTCCTTGAATCCTCACAACCCTGTGGGACAGACTAAGGCAGGGATCAGTAGCCCCACTTCACAAGTAAGGGAGTGGGGTGTTCAAGGATGCTATATGATTGGATCCCAGGTGTTCTGACTTCTGGTCCAGGGCTCTTCCTAAGGGAGCAGATGCCTGACTTTGCACATTCCCTTGGGAATGGCTCAGGTCCAAGTCTGACTGTTAGCCCAACATTGCCCTACCTCCTCTGGGCTCGGGTGATGGTCTGGGCCACTCCTCCCCATTGATAGGTCCACTAGAGGCTTGAAAACACAAGCATCCCTGAAAGACAGAATGAGGGGAGTCCCCAGGGCCTTGAGGGCCCTGCCTATGTGGGATTGAGAGTATCATTAACTGGACCAAAGAGGGAACTGGGGAGAAACTGCATTGGTGCCGGGGGGTCTGGTGGCTGCTACCACTCAGCCCCAGCATGGCTGTGGGCTTCTGCCATCTGCCCCAGAACCCAGACTCACTGTGGTCAGTGGCTGAGGGGTGGCATCTCCAGCTCACCAATCCTttgaagagaggggagggagaggaagaatgaaGAGAGGGTTCTTTGGAACAGCTGAGTGGAAGGGTATGAAAATGTTTTGTCAGTGCTGGAGTTCAATATCGTGAAGGGATTGTTGTTCAGACAGAGGTCTGGGGGCTCCactcagagagagaaagtctcCCCTTCAGAAGGCCCTGGGAGGCAGTGGGACCTCCTGCTCGTTTCTCCTCTTACAGCCTTGCTTCTCTATAAGGCAGAGATTCTATAAAGCTGGGAAAAGGGTCCAGGCTTTACTCTGGACCCTTTTGGATAGGGAGCCAGGGTGAAGATAAAGGCTGGAAATGCTCTGGGGGTTAGGGAGAAACACAACTGAGCCCTGCGTAGAGTTAAGGAGGTCCTGCCGTGCATGCTCATGCCTGGCCCAAGTGGTTGAAATGGAGCTATGAGCCCTGCTGTAGGACTGCACCCAAACCAGAGAATGGCAAAGGTGCCATGTGTGCTATGGTACACCTGGCCCAAGCTGATGGGCCTTTACCGTGAGGGGTATGGGACTGGTAGTGTTCCACAGGATCCCCAAGATTCTTACCAGAAGTTTTCTCAGCCCTATCAGGGTCTAGCCACATACATTCTAAGCCAGTTTATGTACTCCATAGTCAAGAATCCTGAAGCCTGGAAGGAGGGTCATATTGGCAGTAAAGGACCTTAAGAAACAGGATAAAGATCACAAAGCAAGACACCAAGAAAGAGGCAAGAGGGGCAGGCAGGTTCAGGAGCCTTTATTGAGGGTCCTCAGGGGAGGTGTCAGGGCTGTGGAACTTAGTGCTGGACTCTTCGAATGGACTGCAGCAGCCCGGTGTGGGCCTGCGTGCCAAATTCAGTGTAGGTACGGAACTCCCCACTGTGCCGGTCCCGCTCCAATACATACTGGTAGCCCCGGTAGCCTGGGTACTGGTAGGCCACCCACCTAGTCCAGTGAGAGCACAAGGGTGGTAAGCAgactctgcccccacccccatcaatgTCCCCCATTAGTAGCCCTCCTTTCTCagcccacacccccacccacaaTGAAGCAAAACCATTGTTTTGGTTTTCCCTACATGGATCTCTTCCTGCCCTGCCCACTGCTCCAGGTCTTCTTATCATGGTCACCCCTTGTCCCCATTCCCAACCTCCATTTTCTCCTCATCCATCTTTTTAAATATCCCTTCCTCTATCGCCACACTGGTTCTCTGACTCCTATCTCCTACTACCTGCCCCCTACAGTCTGTCTCCATCATCTCACTTCCCCCTGTCCCCCAGTCCCCAACATCTCTTTACCATGTCTCTTAGCACCCCATCGCCTTTCCCAACCCCCCTCCCTGGTGCCCTttgcctcccttctcttctcatcTCCTTTGTTCCAGTCCCAGGACTCACGCTCCAGAGCTGACTTTGAGGGAACCCACATCTTTGCTGGCCCAGCCCATGGAGGGCAGGGATGGGTAGTCATCGCTGAGTTCAAACTTGCTGCCCTGGAAGTTCTCCCCCTCAAACAGGGTCACACGGCTGTCACTGTGATTCTGAGGCACAGGAAGATGGGGGTGGACAGGTCAGACTCTCCAAAGAGGTGTTAATGGGTACATTCTCAGCCCTGCTTTCCCCACCTGGCCTTCCAACACAGCTGTGCAGACACTTTGGCTCCACAAACATTCCCAGAGATCTCTCTGTCAGGTCCATAGCAGTCTGGGAAGCTGGGATGCTCAGAAGTCCCCAGCCTAGTCCCTTCTATGTCTTTGGGTTGAGGTGGTGAGACTGAGGGTTTCCCAGGGACCCTTCCAGGTCAGGGCTAGAGGGTATCTTGTAATATGGACCTATTTGCAGAAGGAAAATCAGAGATCCTGAGAGAAATTTGGCCCATTAACCAAGACAGTTTTCCTAAAGGTCTTATTGACTATTCAATCCGCCGCCCAGCACCTTGAATACAGCCTCTCACAGGATTGGGCGCAGCTAAGGGATGCCAGATGGCAGAGTCAGAACAGACAAGGGAGGGCATCAGTGTTGGTTGGGTCTTGCCTTCCATAGCCCTAGAGCCTTCCCCTCCTGGAATGGAGAAGCTAGGCTGAATCGGCATTTGCTCTTTACCTTCTACCTCTCAGTCCCAAGCCTCAACGGTAGGGTAGCTAAGTCAGCACAAGTGAGAAGTGGGATCCTCTCCTCCAGTGACTCATTTGATTCATTGCCCACCCTTCCCccgcatacatacacacagaaactgaccttttttttttttttaccaatgaTCCCTGAATTGAGTTCTAGTCTCATCTTCATGTTAACTCTTGTGTCGGAGGGCAAAACACTTTGCCCTTCTGAGCCCCATTTCCACACCTGTATATGAGGCTAACAGCAGCCCTCAACCTTACAGGACTGTGTGATGACAGAGGCTGTTGCTCACAGGTGTGGAGGACACAAAGTGAGGAACAGTAGGTGGTCAAGACTGGCCTCGGCGCAGTGCTGTCCGTGGTGCTGATTTTGGGCACCTGACTTAGGCCCACTTCCTGAACTTGGGGAGGCGCTTCTGGTTCTGGGAAGTAATGCCGCCACCACCCATCTAGGAATTGTATTTACACATCCCCATACAGTGACTGGACAGCCTTTCTGAGGTGCCATGGTGGGGTCAGGGCCTGGAGGTAGGAActaggaggcagagagggaaggggaaggctgTGCTTACTGCGCAAAGCACTGGCCGGAAGGAGAGCAGCTGGTCACTGTGGTGGCCACCACTGCCACTCCAGGCGCTCCAGCGAGGATAGTCACCCTTCTCCAGAATGAACTGCTGTCCCTGGAAGTCGGGGTACTCAAAGGCCACCCAACTGGGGAAAGATAAAAGAATGGGAGGCATCTGCCCCAGActcactccttcctctcccccaacccccacggTGTTCAAAAAGACTAACTGAGAAACCAATAATTTTCTCCAACCCCAGGCCCTCACCCTGACATACACAGTTCATGGCAATCTGGCCCCCTCTAGAAGCTAAAAACACTAGACCACCTGCTATCCAGGGTTTGAGGGACCCAGGCTTCCCTCTTAGGCTCCTCAGGTTGGAAGGAATTTCCAGCTTCTGAAGATCACCTATCCAAGGGTTCCTACCTCAAGGATTTAGGTGTCCGCAGAGGTTGTTGTAGGAACCCTCCCAACTGCAATAGCAGTCTGTGATAGCAACAACCTGTGACCAGTCGGGGGCCTCAGCTCTCCTGAGGGCTGGGGGGCTCTCAGAGACCAGGGTGGAGCGACAGGAGGGGATTTGGCTTCTTTTATTATACCAAGCGCAGAGCCATCTAACTCTGCCCAGAGAAAAACTCTAGGGAGGAAATAACTACACTGGAAACCGCTCCAGGGTTCAGGCTGGTCCCACGGGGCGCCCGCAGAGGGTTGCCTCTCGCCTTTATCCCTTCAGTTCACACGGTTTGCGTTGTGGCGCACGGGGAGTTCTGGGGAGGTCAAGGGGTTCCCCATGCGGGTCGGTCTCCCTCAGGCAGGGCTAACAGTCTGGGAAACGGAGGGCCGAGAGCTCAGGTCCCAGGCTTGGAGCTGAGGCCAGGGGAGCCCGGCGCACCCCAACCCAGCCCCGCTGCGCCTTGACCATCACTCACGCGCCATTTTCCACCTTGACAGAGCGCACCCTGCGCAGGCTTCCGCGCTCGGCGATGTTTGCGCAGTCGCTCAACAGCCGGCAGCGGCGGCCCTGGAAGTCCTCCTCGTCCCAGAGCGTGAGGCTGGCGGGCGTCGGGCCCGGCGCGGGGGCGCTGCTCATGCCGCTGCGGGCGAGAAGGGCGGGACCAAAGGTTCAGCGTCCCGCCAGGCCCATGCCTGCCCAGCCCGGGTGGGGGGTGAATACCGGGCTGGACCCGGGCTGCTGGCGGctctccctcacctcttcctccCCGGCCCGGAGGagaccctgccccagccctgagtATTCACCGGGTGGGGTGAGCGCTGTACTGACGGAAAATGGAGAGGCTGCGCGGGGGCCGGGCGTGCGGGGCTTTATACCGGGCCTCGCCCCCCTCTCCGCATTCTCTCCCCCTGGGATGGGGGAGCTGAGTCAGCGGGCAGGCTGAGGTCAGTTCTGGTGTCCTCTGGGGGAGCCCAGGCCTTTCCCGCAGCCGCCAATCTGGCCCCAGCCCTCGGGGGATCTCACAATAGAAAGTGCTGAGGCACAAGTCCTGCGCCCGCCGCAGCTGAGGCTGACTCcgcttttcttttttgggggccTGAGCCAGGCAAGGCACACCCAACCTCTGGGCAGAACGCGCCCTCCCTGGCCCAGACCTTTAGTGATGGAAGTACCAGGCCACTCTGGGGCCACCCGGCTAAGACCGCGAATTCGTGACTTGAGGAGCGGGAGTTCTTCCCAGCGTCTAAACTCCATCTCTTCCTCAGGCCTACGTCGAGGCCTCTCTTTTGGGCGACGCTGGACAGGGTCATACACGGCTTTCAGCAAGCGACTTTCCTCACACCCTTCAGTCCTCTTTTCCACTGTGGCTCCTTTCCTCCCAAGCTTGAGTTCCCAGACCCGGCTCTGCGCTCCCGGAGTTTTCTTACGCGGAGGGGCCAAGCGAAGGCAATGACCAGGACTCGCCGCGAGGCGGCGTTGAGCTCAGGAAACGTAAACCGCCCCAAGGAGGGCGCGGATTTCCGAAGCGCTTAGAAATAATAGTAACTACTGGAGTGGCTCACTGTGGTAGGTAAATGTTTCAACCTCAGCGCTACGCTCCCAGTCGCCAGACGGAGCTCCAGGGTCTGGGGACTTTGGTCGGGGCCTGAAGGTCCTAGGCTCTGGCCCTCAATCCCAGTGCCGCGtgtggtggggagaagggtggagagtgggggagggagagggggaggaaaagcTTGGGGCCTCAAAGGGAAGCCCCAGGGAGGCCGTTTCCTCCCAATTCACAGCCGAATTTCCTAACCATCACAGCTGTCAATAAGGCACAAAGACTTCTGGCAAAGTTGTGAGCTTTCCTTAATGGAGGGGTTATTTCAGCAGAAGTGAAGGGGAGAGTGAGAAGGGAACTACTCTTTTGTTGTTCCCATGAGCCAAGTACTTTCTTTATAGACTCAGCAACAGTCCGGCGAGGTAGGCTTGGACATATAGacgtggaaactgaggcaccagggGGCACAGGGCCTCCTCCTCATTCCCACAGCCCGTGTCAAAGCAGGATTAGAACTTAAACCctttgactccaaagccagtgctcttACCACTCAACACCTCGTGACTGAAAGGACCCAGAGGCCAGGGGCAgctgccccagctcctggcagtCTACCATGCTGGCCAGCCGGCCTTTCTCCCAACCACCAAGCCCATTCCCACCTCCGAGCCTCTGTTACCTGGAGTGTCTTAGTCACAAGATCTTGGCAAGCTGGCTCCTTTGCTACCTCCGGAGTGATGCTGTTCCTGGCATTTACTGTTCATCATATCACCTGTTTTCTTGATAGTGTTTATCACTCTGTAAAGTtgtcttcttcatcttttgtttAGGAGTGTTTGTGGGGCGCCAAGCGCCTCCCTTACTAGAGTGCAAGCTCCGTTTAAGGGGAAAGGGGCTGTGTCAGTCTTCTCTTTGTTATCTTCAAAAGCAGCACAGtactgggcacagagcaggtgctcaataaaacgTGAGTGAGTGAGGGAACAAGGTGGACAGGCTGTGCCAAATGTCCATGGGGGAAGGGGTATAAAGGAAACTCCCCAGCGAGAGAGCAAGGGTAATTGTTTGCCCACTCTAccagcccccctccccggccccaaAATTCTGGAGTACTGAGAACACGCACTGGGAGCCACTGGAGTGTCCCTTGGGTCTCTCTTTTCACTGGTGAGGAATCGCTATTGAGGATCATAAGGTGTGTGAAGGTGAATGTCAAGAGCAAAGCGCCCTAAAACAGGAGGAGTGAAGTCCAAGTTAGGAAGGTTTGAGTCACAGCAAGGACCACTACAGCCAGGCTTGACTGGAGATAGGGTTGGAAGCACGCCCAGTCCCCTGAAGCCCTAACCCAGAGGGGGTTTGGAGAAACACAAATAGGGTATAATTTCCCCCAAGTCCAGAAGAGAGAAATACAGACTGTCGAGGGAGGCCAGAGCCCGTCCTGGGTTCTTCGCGTCCTGGCCCTTGCGCCTGGTCTCACAAGTCGGGACTACGGAAGTGGCGGGAAGTGAGAACctaatctctccttccctcccgctccctccctcctccatctctATCGGACGATTCTGGATTCTGCCGCCAGGGGGCGCGGGCGGGCCGCGCTTGGTGGGAAGCCGgcaaggtggggtggggtggaagcgGGAGTTGGTGGGAAGCTGAGGTCCGAGGGGCGGCGCGCGCAGGTGGCGAGTGCGTCAGGCTGTGCGTCTGCGCTGGTCCGTGACGCGGGCGCCGGGTGTTAGCCTTGAGGGTGCGCGGGTGTCTCTGTCAGAGGAGGGGCGCTGTGTCTGCGggcgctggggctgggggcctAGGCAGGGCCCTGAGATCCAGGTTCCACCTAGGTGGGCAGCTTCCAATCCAGCTGTTGGCCAGACAACCATATGCTccaggagggtgtgtgtgtgtgtgtgtgtgtgtgtgtgtgtgtgtgtgtgtgtgtagggccAGGGAAGTAGTGGGGAGGTAATACTAGTTGAGATCCAAATTAGAATTAGGAGTCCAGCTGGGACTTGGGGTGGGGACCCTTCGTGTGAGATAGGGCACCTTTCTAGTCTTAAATCCTGACCATGGCTCTGCTCTAAGAAGCTGTGAGGTACTagccagcctcctccctcctgtgTACCTGTTTCCTTATCAGAAAAATGGTGTGTGGGGTCCCCAGTCCATGGCCTTTAGTCCTGTCTGTGACCAGCTCTCTCAGAAATGGGCACAC
This window of the Ailuropoda melanoleuca isolate Jingjing chromosome 2, ASM200744v2, whole genome shotgun sequence genome carries:
- the FEV gene encoding LOW QUALITY PROTEIN: protein FEV (The sequence of the model RefSeq protein was modified relative to this genomic sequence to represent the inferred CDS: inserted 1 base in 1 codon; deleted 1 base in 1 codon; substituted 1 base at 1 genomic stop codon); the encoded protein is MGAGMGGRRGCGPGGPRTPSIPRHTRAAPSRQALPDPXPSSPCHPRLPRAGIGAPERKAXRVPPFSSPPHPPTTQSLAAMRQSGASQPLLINMYLPDPVGDGLFKEGKSPGWGPLSPAVQKGSGQIQLWQFLLELLADRANAGCIAWEGGHGEFKLTDPDEVARRWGERKSKPNMNYDKLSRALRYYYDKNIMSKVHGKRYAYRFDFQGLAQACQPPPAHAHAPEP
- the CRYBA2 gene encoding beta-crystallin A2, translated to MSSAPAPGPTPASLTLWDEEDFQGRRCRLLSDCANIAERGSLRRVRSVKVENGAWVAFEYPDFQGQQFILEKGDYPRWSAWSGSGGHHSDQLLSFRPVLCANHSDSRVTLFEGENFQGSKFELSDDYPSLPSMGWASKDVGSLKVSSGAWVAYQYPGYRGYQYVLERDRHSGEFRTYTEFGTQAHTGLLQSIRRVQH